One window from the genome of Bdellovibrio sp. NC01 encodes:
- a CDS encoding aldo/keto reductase, with product MEYRKIKSAGFEVPVLSFGTATFGGGNEFFKAWGSTDVKEARRMVDLCLDNGINLFDTANVYSQGLSETILGEAIEGKRDKLLLSTKSTFRMGDGPNQIGSSRFNIIRECEASLKRLKTDYIDLYTMHGFDSSTPVEETLRALDDLVTAGKIRYIGASNFSGWHLMKSLSVSERYGWSRYIAHQAYYSLAGREYEWELMPLAEDQGVATFVWSPMAGGALSGKVRRNSPPPTGSRSAQLDFVVSSKSEELFDIVDVLEEIANETGKTIPQVALNWVLNRPTVTSLVIGARTEEQLRQNLGAVGWKLTPEQEARLDKVSARKPIYPYWHQYGNPELIRTVDRMK from the coding sequence ATGGAATATAGAAAAATTAAATCAGCAGGCTTCGAAGTTCCCGTCTTAAGTTTTGGTACGGCAACATTCGGTGGCGGCAATGAGTTCTTCAAAGCGTGGGGTAGCACGGACGTTAAAGAAGCACGTCGCATGGTGGACCTGTGCCTGGATAACGGAATCAATCTTTTTGATACAGCAAACGTTTACTCGCAAGGTTTGTCGGAAACGATTCTTGGTGAAGCCATTGAAGGCAAAAGAGACAAACTTCTTCTTTCCACAAAATCAACTTTCCGCATGGGCGATGGTCCGAATCAAATTGGTTCTTCCCGCTTCAACATCATTCGCGAATGCGAAGCGAGTTTGAAACGACTTAAAACAGATTATATCGATCTTTATACAATGCACGGATTTGACTCTTCTACACCGGTTGAAGAAACTTTGCGCGCCTTGGATGATTTAGTGACAGCGGGAAAAATTCGCTACATTGGTGCCTCGAATTTTTCTGGGTGGCACTTAATGAAATCGCTTTCCGTTTCTGAACGCTATGGCTGGAGTCGTTATATCGCTCATCAAGCGTATTACTCTTTAGCAGGTCGTGAGTACGAATGGGAATTGATGCCTTTAGCTGAAGATCAAGGTGTTGCGACATTTGTGTGGAGTCCGATGGCTGGTGGTGCACTTTCAGGAAAAGTACGTCGCAATTCGCCGCCGCCAACTGGCAGCCGTTCCGCGCAACTTGATTTCGTTGTGTCGTCAAAATCAGAAGAACTTTTCGATATCGTCGACGTACTTGAAGAGATCGCAAACGAAACTGGCAAAACAATTCCACAAGTGGCATTGAACTGGGTATTAAATCGTCCTACAGTGACAAGCCTGGTAATCGGCGCACGCACCGAAGAACAACTTCGTCAAAACCTTGGCGCCGTTGGTTGGAAATTAACTCCAGAACAAGAAGCTCGTCTTGATAAAGTCAGCGCAAGAAAACCGATTTATCCTTATTGGCATCAATATGGAAATCCAGAATTGATCAGAACAGTAGATAGAATGAAATAA
- a CDS encoding alpha-glucosidase: protein MNTKHWWKEATVYQVYPRSFMDSNGDGMGDIQGVISKLDYLKDLGIDVIWICPIYKSPQDDNGYDISDYQDIHHEFGTMADFDQLLKETHRRGMKLIIDLVINHTSDEHPWFIESRSSKENAKRDWYIWRDAKNGKEPNNWESIFGGSAWKFDELTQQYFMHIFSAKQPDLNWENKDMREAVYKMIRWWLDKGIDGFRIDAISHIRKEPGLADMPNPQGLEYVPSYAKHMNVTGVQDYIKDLCQNTFVHYNIMTVGEANGVSAEGAEEWVGESQKKFNMVIQFEHVGLWDTNPEKRIDLHKVKDVFNRWQKGLENRGWNALFVENHDVPRIVSKWGDTQKFWRESSTSIATMYFLMQGTPFIYQGQEIGMTNTTFEKAEDFNDVSAKNTFTIKRKQGVSDAEIIKELTPASRDNARTPMQWNASANAGFSTGTPWLKVNPNFKQINVQVQHEQKDSVLNYYRNLIRVRKADPIWVYGSYAPVMNENEQIYAYTRTLDGKKALVIANLTGKEAKYDFAQLPLSSQSLLLSNYPVDKHEGVTSFTLKPFEARVYKF, encoded by the coding sequence ATGAATACAAAGCATTGGTGGAAAGAAGCCACAGTTTATCAGGTGTATCCGCGTAGTTTCATGGACTCTAACGGCGATGGGATGGGTGACATTCAAGGTGTCATTTCAAAACTCGATTACCTTAAAGATTTGGGTATTGATGTTATCTGGATTTGCCCGATCTATAAATCTCCACAAGATGACAACGGTTATGACATCAGCGACTACCAAGACATTCATCATGAATTTGGTACGATGGCGGATTTCGATCAATTGCTGAAGGAAACTCATCGTCGTGGGATGAAGTTGATCATTGATCTTGTGATCAACCACACGAGCGACGAACATCCGTGGTTTATTGAATCACGTTCATCAAAAGAAAATGCGAAACGCGACTGGTATATCTGGCGTGATGCTAAAAACGGCAAAGAGCCGAATAACTGGGAAAGCATCTTTGGCGGTTCTGCATGGAAGTTTGATGAACTGACTCAACAATATTTCATGCACATCTTTTCTGCAAAACAGCCCGATCTGAATTGGGAAAATAAAGACATGCGTGAAGCGGTCTATAAAATGATTCGCTGGTGGCTTGATAAAGGCATTGATGGTTTCCGTATCGATGCGATCAGCCACATTCGTAAGGAACCAGGTTTGGCTGATATGCCAAATCCTCAAGGCCTAGAATACGTTCCGTCGTACGCAAAACATATGAACGTCACAGGCGTTCAAGACTACATCAAGGATCTTTGCCAAAACACTTTTGTTCACTACAACATTATGACTGTGGGTGAAGCGAACGGGGTTTCCGCAGAAGGTGCGGAAGAGTGGGTTGGTGAATCTCAAAAAAAGTTCAACATGGTCATTCAATTTGAACATGTCGGTTTGTGGGATACGAATCCTGAAAAGCGCATCGACTTACACAAGGTCAAAGATGTGTTTAATCGTTGGCAAAAAGGCTTGGAAAACCGTGGTTGGAATGCGTTGTTCGTAGAAAACCATGATGTTCCAAGAATCGTATCGAAATGGGGAGACACGCAAAAATTCTGGCGTGAAAGTTCCACTTCGATCGCAACAATGTATTTCTTGATGCAAGGAACGCCGTTTATTTATCAAGGTCAAGAAATTGGCATGACGAATACGACGTTTGAAAAAGCAGAAGACTTCAATGATGTCTCTGCCAAGAACACTTTCACGATCAAACGCAAGCAAGGTGTTTCTGACGCTGAAATCATCAAAGAATTGACACCGGCTTCTCGTGATAATGCGCGAACGCCGATGCAGTGGAATGCTTCTGCGAATGCAGGTTTTTCGACGGGAACTCCGTGGTTGAAAGTGAATCCGAACTTTAAGCAAATTAACGTTCAGGTTCAGCATGAACAAAAAGACTCTGTTTTGAATTACTACCGTAATTTGATTCGTGTCAGAAAAGCAGATCCGATTTGGGTGTATGGTTCGTATGCTCCGGTGATGAATGAAAATGAACAGATCTATGCTTACACACGAACTCTTGACGGTAAGAAAGCACTGGTGATCGCTAATTTGACGGGTAAGGAGGCAAAATATGATTTCGCGCAGTTGCCGTTGTCATCGCAGTCATTATTGCTAAGCAACTATCCGGTCGATAAGCATGAAGGTGTGACAAGTTTCACATTAAAACCGTTCGAAGCACGAGTTTACAAATTCTAA
- a CDS encoding polyphosphate polymerase domain-containing protein produces the protein MSGPVSPLALERYELKYLIPLSMVEPISKFVEAYCEMDYYSQISGDNYYTINSLYLDSPTHYLFRAKESANAFSFNMRVRSYGVSPVPPYYYEIKYKIRDFVKKKRAKVMNDWAQILQHSIIPEDAPAESIKNMEDFVFMSHTYNVQPTILTQYRRKAYLSVVDDYARVTFDRDLRYQETNDWTITPDERYMCHYDIPEWFEEPGQNVVLELKCEKKIPVWMVDLIRRFDLNHASFSKYGNSMTTLYTKPDVFAPGHLYR, from the coding sequence ATGAGTGGACCGGTGTCTCCTTTAGCGTTAGAGCGCTATGAATTGAAATATCTGATTCCGCTTTCGATGGTGGAGCCGATTTCGAAGTTTGTCGAAGCTTATTGCGAGATGGATTATTACTCGCAAATTTCTGGCGATAACTATTATACAATCAACAGTCTTTATTTGGACAGTCCGACACATTATCTATTTAGAGCAAAGGAAAGTGCCAACGCCTTTAGTTTTAATATGCGTGTGCGCTCGTATGGTGTCAGTCCGGTGCCTCCGTACTATTATGAAATCAAATATAAGATTCGTGATTTCGTTAAAAAGAAGCGCGCGAAAGTGATGAACGACTGGGCGCAGATTCTTCAGCATTCCATCATTCCTGAAGATGCTCCGGCAGAGTCTATCAAAAATATGGAAGATTTCGTGTTCATGAGTCATACCTATAACGTGCAACCGACGATCCTGACTCAGTATCGTCGTAAAGCTTATTTGTCAGTGGTGGATGATTACGCGCGGGTGACGTTCGATCGCGATTTACGTTATCAAGAAACCAATGACTGGACCATCACGCCGGATGAGCGTTACATGTGTCATTACGACATTCCTGAATGGTTTGAAGAACCAGGTCAGAACGTCGTGCTGGAATTAAAGTGTGAAAAGAAGATTCCCGTATGGATGGTCGATTTGATTCGTCGCTTTGATTTGAATCACGCGTCGTTTTCTAAGTATGGCAACTCTATGACCACTCTTTATACAAAGCCCGACGTCTTTGCGCCGGGCCATCTTTATCGCTAA
- a CDS encoding DUF6279 family lipoprotein, producing MKKILLLLSLLFLSACGSRGTFLDDFLVLSGSSMGQIDQYFDLDEKQHQRLEKDIDNDLNRLRKERFKEIAQTLRKIEKKAESSDPKIMSSAYRDLQAHYKDASSYFTTSTNTLISSLKPEQIANFEKQVRQEIKDTKEALNHPDSLNEEIIGRYKKGLEFWIGDLSLSQNQDIAKFAKEHPFPWKEKIKNKEAILAKFIDSKSSEQKMKAFAEKFVTNYDSVRTPEYAKAIASYENEVQDFLDSFWKTLSPDQKSRMKDYLLTRADKLESLAKK from the coding sequence ATGAAGAAAATATTATTGCTCCTTTCTTTGCTTTTTCTGTCAGCCTGCGGCTCACGCGGGACATTCCTTGATGATTTTCTAGTCTTAAGCGGCTCGTCGATGGGGCAGATCGATCAATATTTTGATCTGGACGAAAAGCAACATCAACGCTTGGAAAAGGATATCGACAACGATCTAAATCGCCTGCGCAAAGAGCGGTTTAAGGAAATCGCACAGACTTTAAGAAAAATCGAAAAGAAAGCGGAAAGCAGCGATCCAAAAATCATGTCCTCGGCTTATCGTGATTTACAAGCGCACTATAAGGATGCCAGTTCGTACTTTACAACCTCAACGAATACTTTGATCTCGTCATTAAAGCCGGAACAGATTGCAAATTTTGAAAAGCAAGTACGCCAGGAAATTAAAGACACTAAAGAAGCCTTGAATCACCCGGATAGTCTGAACGAAGAAATCATAGGACGATATAAAAAAGGTCTTGAATTCTGGATAGGTGATTTGTCGCTTTCACAAAATCAAGATATTGCGAAATTCGCGAAAGAACATCCGTTCCCTTGGAAAGAGAAAATCAAAAACAAAGAAGCGATTTTAGCAAAGTTCATTGATTCAAAAAGCAGTGAACAAAAGATGAAGGCTTTCGCTGAAAAGTTTGTGACAAACTACGATTCGGTGCGCACACCCGAATATGCAAAGGCCATCGCCAGTTATGAAAATGAAGTTCAAGATTTCTTGGATTCTTTCTGGAAAACCCTTAGTCCAGACCAGAAGTCGCGTATGAAAGACTATTTACTTACTCGTGCGGATAAATTGGAATCCCTGGCGAAGAAATAG
- a CDS encoding protein-glutamine glutaminase family protein, which produces MKFLFFLSIFTTLIAAPLAMAEDSSLHSFVSQLDSSLRHINRSEVNKPCAVKPLLPTSAQTTTYQGQKVTVLSEQDAQELFKEMQAHTEIPFDFAIAGCEERAHEMSRLMMLKGITPLKGFASVNENDAPRLKVPHPTKPGKTIEWKYHVAPVVLVQKDGKLIPYSVDPSIEKAAVPTTSWLNDMTRHDPKMKVKMEYTAASRFDVDGRIRVDPANKEFTKSNQESLQQFKKLSKDPDGEDEYLFQLQRDQERMDMIDGVGQ; this is translated from the coding sequence ATGAAGTTTCTTTTTTTCCTTAGCATTTTCACCACTTTGATTGCGGCACCGCTCGCTATGGCTGAGGACTCCTCATTGCATTCATTTGTTTCGCAATTAGATTCAAGTCTTCGTCACATCAATCGTTCGGAAGTAAATAAACCGTGTGCGGTGAAACCCCTTCTTCCAACGTCTGCGCAAACCACAACTTATCAAGGTCAAAAAGTCACAGTCTTAAGTGAACAGGATGCGCAAGAGTTGTTCAAAGAGATGCAAGCCCATACAGAAATTCCATTTGATTTTGCGATCGCGGGTTGTGAAGAGCGAGCTCACGAAATGTCGCGACTTATGATGCTTAAAGGAATCACTCCGTTAAAAGGTTTTGCATCCGTAAATGAAAACGATGCTCCCCGCTTGAAGGTTCCGCATCCGACGAAACCTGGCAAAACGATTGAGTGGAAATATCACGTGGCCCCGGTCGTGCTTGTCCAGAAAGATGGAAAACTTATACCTTATTCCGTAGACCCGTCCATAGAGAAGGCCGCTGTACCAACAACAAGCTGGTTGAACGACATGACACGCCACGATCCGAAAATGAAAGTTAAAATGGAATATACGGCCGCATCACGTTTTGACGTCGATGGTCGTATTCGTGTTGATCCCGCCAACAAAGAGTTCACAAAATCTAATCAAGAATCTTTACAGCAGTTCAAAAAACTCAGCAAAGATCCTGACGGTGAAGACGAGTATTTATTCCAGCTACAAAGAGATCAGGAACGCATGGATATGATTGACGGAGTTGGTCAGTAA
- a CDS encoding ATP-binding protein: MEKKLKTQGDALRVSEDRNRSFIELANDAFIGMDQSGNISDWNRQAEKIFGWRRDEVIGKQLADTVIPEKYRESHRKGLAKYLATGEGPILNHRIEITGMHKSGREIPIELTVYPIQHQDMKMFGSFIHDVTEERRLERIQMTRLKVAEILSRVETLHDAVPELLRHICEAMDWGAGNFWLKDSYDSELHCIETWAANDPQMIRFQNRSKQTRFKRGQGLPGQVWQSGQFTWIKDLDLDGNFTRKKEAQEAGFKSGLAFPLKTSDDSVLGVMEFFSTGNDPDGLQIIDLVKDLGNYIGLFLHRKLAEEKLNRIYQELEGKVKERTKDLAEAYEQAQSANRLKDEFLATVSHELRTPLGVILGHSDMLLDGSLSRDEQIVSLQTIHRNARAQLQIISDLLDVSRIITGKMQLVLGPVDLASGIQLAIDSIRIAASTKNIEIIADIEPDMGPVRGDTNRLQQVLWNLLANAVKFTPKNGKVTVALKRINSRAKIEVTDSGRGIDPAFLPYIFERFRQEDASTTRRFGGLGLGLAIVRHLVEAHGGTIDASSPGVDRGSTFTVTLPLMAFWKEKDPHYVRYQPTRNDNNTEGARLDGVKILVVDDEADTLTMLGLIMRRSGATPFLASSMQEALQKFKDVEPEIVISDISMPEHDGYELIQRLREMPGGRDVPCVALTAHAREDEKRKVLEAGFNRHISKPVEPAQLTEAVFELVSTSPQPWKKPLGPTQLSDSL; the protein is encoded by the coding sequence GTGGAAAAAAAGCTTAAGACCCAAGGCGACGCCTTGCGGGTCAGCGAAGATCGCAATCGCTCTTTCATTGAATTGGCTAATGATGCATTCATCGGGATGGATCAAAGCGGTAATATTTCTGACTGGAATCGCCAGGCGGAAAAAATCTTTGGCTGGCGCCGTGACGAAGTTATTGGTAAACAGCTTGCCGATACTGTTATTCCAGAAAAATATCGTGAATCTCATCGCAAAGGCTTGGCGAAATATCTTGCCACAGGTGAAGGACCGATACTCAATCATCGTATTGAAATAACGGGCATGCATAAAAGCGGTCGCGAAATTCCCATAGAGCTGACTGTGTATCCCATTCAACACCAAGATATGAAAATGTTCGGTTCATTCATTCACGATGTGACTGAAGAACGTCGTCTTGAACGAATTCAAATGACCAGATTAAAAGTGGCAGAGATTTTGTCGCGCGTAGAAACCTTGCATGATGCTGTTCCTGAATTACTTCGTCATATTTGCGAAGCAATGGATTGGGGTGCCGGCAATTTCTGGCTTAAAGATTCTTACGATAGTGAACTGCACTGTATTGAAACTTGGGCAGCGAACGATCCGCAGATGATCAGATTCCAAAATCGGTCAAAGCAAACACGTTTTAAACGTGGGCAGGGTTTACCAGGGCAAGTATGGCAAAGTGGACAATTCACGTGGATCAAAGATTTAGATCTCGATGGTAATTTTACACGTAAGAAAGAAGCTCAGGAGGCGGGCTTTAAAAGCGGGTTGGCCTTTCCTCTTAAAACTTCTGATGACAGTGTTCTTGGCGTGATGGAATTTTTCAGCACGGGAAATGATCCTGACGGCTTGCAAATTATAGATTTGGTAAAAGATCTTGGTAACTATATTGGGTTGTTCTTGCATCGCAAACTTGCTGAAGAAAAACTCAATCGCATCTATCAAGAACTGGAAGGCAAAGTCAAAGAGCGCACCAAAGATCTTGCAGAAGCCTATGAACAAGCACAGAGTGCGAATCGCCTGAAAGATGAGTTCTTAGCAACGGTATCTCATGAGCTGCGCACCCCACTGGGAGTCATTTTAGGTCACAGCGACATGTTGTTAGATGGAAGTTTATCTCGCGACGAACAAATTGTTTCGCTGCAAACCATTCACCGAAACGCACGCGCGCAGCTACAAATTATTAGCGACTTGTTAGATGTTTCACGAATCATCACGGGCAAAATGCAGTTAGTGTTAGGACCTGTTGATTTAGCTTCGGGAATTCAACTTGCGATTGATTCAATTCGTATTGCGGCTTCTACAAAAAATATCGAAATCATTGCCGACATCGAGCCCGATATGGGACCCGTTCGTGGCGACACCAATCGCCTACAGCAGGTATTGTGGAATTTGTTAGCCAATGCTGTGAAGTTCACGCCTAAAAATGGCAAAGTAACAGTCGCACTTAAACGCATTAATTCTCGAGCGAAAATTGAAGTCACGGATTCAGGTCGTGGGATTGATCCCGCTTTTCTGCCGTATATTTTCGAACGCTTCCGTCAAGAAGACGCGTCGACGACGCGAAGATTTGGTGGTTTGGGTTTGGGCTTAGCGATTGTCAGACATCTTGTGGAAGCCCATGGGGGAACCATTGATGCTTCAAGCCCTGGCGTTGATCGCGGTTCAACATTTACAGTGACATTGCCGTTGATGGCCTTTTGGAAAGAAAAAGATCCGCATTATGTGCGCTATCAGCCGACACGCAATGATAACAACACTGAAGGGGCCCGTCTTGATGGTGTTAAAATTTTAGTAGTGGATGATGAAGCCGATACGTTGACGATGTTAGGTTTGATCATGCGCCGCTCAGGAGCGACTCCATTTCTGGCTTCATCGATGCAGGAAGCTTTACAAAAGTTCAAAGACGTTGAACCCGAAATTGTTATCAGCGATATCAGTATGCCTGAACATGATGGTTACGAACTTATTCAACGTCTTCGCGAAATGCCGGGTGGGCGGGATGTTCCATGTGTGGCCTTGACAGCTCACGCCCGTGAAGATGAAAAACGCAAAGTCCTTGAAGCTGGATTTAATCGTCATATTTCAAAACCTGTTGAACCCGCACAATTGACTGAAGCGGTCTTCGAGCTCGTTTCTACAAGTCCACAGCCATGGAAAAAACCTTTGGGACCCACACAGCTCTCGGATTCTCTGTAG
- a CDS encoding MFS transporter, translating to MTTALRDFKKLIYARFFFTLAVQMQAVVVGWRIYELTNDALALGLIGLAEAVPALSLALYAGYIVDRSRPVGVYRWVLEGSLISAVILMASAILQNHIGIGWQISALYIASIFTGGARAFSQPAMFAIVPRIIKREELSQAQASMGTAMQIARVAGPALGGVVFGFVGVTYSFVIICALLLVGLFATYAMETVVEPPMMTGQARSVKEELAEGARYVFKHPILFPALTLDMVSVLFGGVTALLPIFAKEILNVGAHGLGALRAAPAVGAALMGVYLARIPLRHRAGPWLFTSVAGFGVCMLVFAASKNFTLSLIVLALSGAFDSVSMVVRSTAVQLASPDHMRGRISAVNSMFIGSSNELGEFESGLAAKWLGVVPAAYFGAMICIATVGVVAVLSPTLRKLDLDKVTS from the coding sequence ATGACTACCGCTCTTCGTGACTTTAAGAAACTGATCTACGCTCGATTCTTTTTTACTCTCGCCGTACAAATGCAAGCCGTTGTTGTTGGCTGGCGCATTTACGAACTGACAAACGATGCTTTAGCTCTGGGGCTTATCGGTTTGGCGGAAGCGGTGCCAGCATTGTCGCTCGCGCTGTATGCGGGATATATCGTGGATCGTAGCAGGCCGGTTGGTGTGTATCGGTGGGTTCTCGAGGGCAGTTTGATCTCTGCCGTGATCTTGATGGCGTCAGCTATTCTACAAAATCATATTGGTATAGGTTGGCAAATTTCTGCTCTTTATATTGCGTCGATCTTTACCGGCGGCGCTCGGGCGTTTTCGCAGCCAGCGATGTTTGCGATTGTGCCAAGAATTATTAAGCGTGAAGAGTTGTCACAAGCGCAAGCAAGCATGGGCACGGCGATGCAAATTGCGCGCGTTGCGGGTCCGGCACTTGGTGGTGTGGTATTTGGTTTTGTTGGTGTGACGTATTCATTCGTGATTATCTGTGCGTTGTTATTAGTTGGATTGTTTGCAACTTATGCCATGGAAACTGTGGTGGAGCCGCCGATGATGACGGGTCAAGCGCGTTCTGTAAAAGAAGAACTTGCGGAAGGTGCACGTTACGTTTTCAAACATCCTATTTTATTCCCAGCATTGACGCTCGATATGGTGTCGGTGTTGTTCGGTGGTGTAACAGCTTTGTTGCCGATTTTTGCTAAAGAAATTCTAAACGTCGGCGCCCATGGACTGGGTGCTCTGCGAGCGGCGCCTGCAGTGGGTGCTGCGTTGATGGGTGTTTATTTGGCGCGCATTCCGCTAAGACATCGTGCCGGACCGTGGTTATTTACTTCGGTTGCAGGCTTCGGTGTTTGTATGCTGGTCTTTGCTGCAAGTAAGAACTTTACGTTGTCATTGATTGTCTTAGCACTTAGTGGGGCATTCGATAGTGTCAGTATGGTCGTCAGGAGTACGGCGGTGCAGTTGGCTTCGCCGGATCATATGCGTGGCAGAATTTCAGCGGTGAATTCAATGTTCATCGGTTCTTCAAATGAATTGGGCGAATTCGAATCGGGCCTTGCTGCAAAATGGCTCGGAGTCGTTCCTGCAGCGTATTTCGGCGCGATGATTTGTATTGCAACAGTTGGTGTCGTCGCTGTGTTATCACCAACTCTTCGTAAATTGGATCTTGATAAAGTCACAAGCTAG
- a CDS encoding HlyD family secretion protein, with the protein MEKKKSLIQYLMNEVIGTDNRFLFFSWSAAVGIILILGFVLSSQSMTMLGVAESREFQVSFDGPVEIKHVHVMPGQNVKRGDLLLELNQTDLELQLRTLKARFDKLSAEIKLREEISTVTKDSVHLPEGADPLKTELNDTRKEMELVERKLRNLYVFAEVDGTVGAVNVKDGERAPSFAALVTLLPLQPSFVNGYVNENLQSTIQIGQKVEVASATGKSVQGTVVSIGTRIVQIPQRLLRIQNLQAWGREVVVKIPPTNDFLLGEKVSFHKPWGIKVFSTAEANAESLLPASARVVTANLRYPTSITDQFHPEISGMVFLPELRQFALISDDYPDNKPLLLLMNDKGEVQENMLEIEGLPEMEDIESVSLNDQSLYLLSSLSATKKGHLKPGRQIFAKVDRDGIRFQLDEKLDMRLALLNAMRTSPDATLRDIAAHALGNEVDDLEIEGHAIQGDILYLALKRPHLVRNQAIILKVNSIAKLFAQKSLDPKDLSVFVRADLKVPDSDAEIKVTDMILDQDNFYLASSCKGDKCSAIWRIGLKDKRVELIQEFKVKHLESLGFHPQTHDLFGVFDSKSKGQYIVLSAGTL; encoded by the coding sequence ATGGAAAAGAAAAAGTCCCTCATTCAGTATTTGATGAACGAAGTGATTGGTACAGACAATCGTTTCCTATTTTTTAGTTGGTCTGCGGCTGTCGGTATCATTCTTATTTTAGGCTTCGTTTTAAGCTCACAGTCGATGACCATGCTGGGGGTCGCAGAATCACGCGAATTCCAAGTAAGTTTCGATGGACCCGTTGAAATCAAGCATGTTCACGTGATGCCTGGGCAAAACGTAAAACGTGGTGATTTGTTATTGGAATTGAATCAAACGGATCTTGAGCTGCAACTGCGCACGTTGAAAGCGCGTTTCGATAAATTATCGGCTGAAATCAAACTGCGCGAAGAGATTTCAACAGTGACCAAAGATTCGGTGCATTTGCCCGAAGGCGCTGATCCATTAAAGACCGAATTGAATGACACGCGTAAAGAGATGGAACTGGTTGAAAGAAAGTTGCGCAATCTTTATGTTTTCGCAGAAGTCGATGGCACCGTCGGTGCAGTGAACGTCAAAGACGGAGAAAGAGCTCCATCCTTTGCGGCCTTAGTGACGCTGCTGCCATTGCAACCAAGCTTCGTGAACGGTTATGTGAATGAAAATCTGCAATCGACAATTCAGATTGGTCAGAAAGTTGAAGTGGCTTCGGCGACGGGCAAATCAGTCCAAGGCACGGTTGTCAGTATCGGCACACGTATCGTGCAGATTCCGCAAAGACTGCTGCGCATCCAAAACCTTCAAGCGTGGGGCCGTGAAGTCGTTGTTAAGATTCCTCCGACAAATGATTTCCTGTTAGGTGAAAAGGTTTCTTTCCATAAACCCTGGGGCATTAAGGTTTTCAGCACGGCGGAAGCGAATGCAGAATCATTGCTGCCGGCATCGGCTCGTGTGGTCACCGCAAACTTACGTTATCCAACTTCGATCACGGATCAGTTCCATCCAGAAATTTCTGGCATGGTGTTTTTGCCTGAACTTCGTCAGTTCGCTTTGATTTCCGACGATTATCCCGACAACAAACCGTTATTGTTATTGATGAACGATAAAGGCGAAGTGCAGGAAAATATGCTTGAGATCGAAGGCCTACCAGAAATGGAAGACATCGAGTCTGTTTCCTTAAATGATCAAAGCCTTTATCTTTTAAGCTCTTTGTCAGCGACAAAAAAGGGTCATTTAAAACCGGGCCGCCAGATTTTTGCGAAAGTCGATCGTGATGGCATTCGCTTCCAACTAGATGAAAAACTGGATATGCGTTTGGCGTTGTTAAATGCGATGCGTACTTCACCAGACGCAACCTTGCGCGACATTGCCGCTCACGCTTTAGGAAATGAAGTTGATGACTTGGAAATTGAGGGGCACGCAATTCAGGGCGATATTTTGTATTTAGCACTGAAGCGTCCTCATTTAGTGCGCAATCAAGCGATCATTTTAAAAGTAAATTCAATCGCCAAACTTTTTGCACAAAAAAGCCTTGATCCAAAGGATTTGAGTGTCTTCGTACGTGCAGATTTAAAAGTTCCTGACAGTGATGCCGAAATTAAAGTGACTGACATGATCTTGGATCAAGATAACTTCTATCTTGCCTCGTCTTGTAAAGGCGATAAGTGCAGCGCTATCTGGAGGATCGGTCTTAAAGACAAGCGTGTTGAGCTGATTCAAGAATTTAAAGTGAAGCATTTGGAAAGTTTGGGATTCCATCCGCAGACTCATGACCTGTTTGGCGTTTTCGATAGTAAATCAAAAGGCCAATACATTGTGCTTTCGGCGGGGACTCTTTAA